In the Bacillus amyloliquefaciens DSM 7 = ATCC 23350 genome, TCTGATCTGGTTTATCGGAGTAGGCATGATTTTCAGTGTGATCAGTCAAATGGGATTCTTCGTGTTTTTGACGGTGCACCGGTTTGCCCTTGAAATCCTCAGATCGAGTTCGCTTTGGAATCTGCTTCAGCTGTTTATCATTCTGTTTGTTGCTTTTGATTTAATGTACGTCAGATTTTTATTTTTCGGTGAGCGGGATGACTCGATTGCAGGGTTTGTCTGGCTGCCGCTGGCTTTGCTCGCCGTGGGCCTGTTGACGGCATATATAAAACAAAAGCAGTCCTCAAGAAATACGTTCATTTCATCATTATTTTTAATGGTCGTTATTACAGCGCTTGAATGGGTTCCTGCGTTAAGAGTGAATAATGAGGACTGGCTTTATTTGATGCTGATCCCGCTGATGGGCTGCAATGCGTTTCAGCTGTTAATGCTGCCAAAGTTTGCCCAGAGGTAGTTATTTCACCTCTGATGATTTGACGTCAGTATTTGCGATCAGATCACCGACAGTCACGTTTTTAAGCCCCTTTTGCTTTAAATTGTGAATGATGGCGGGGAGCGCTTCTTCCGTTTGTGTTGCTGAATCAGAGGCGTGCAGCAGGACAATGTCGCCGCCTTTTATATGACTGTTTACATTTTCAATGATTTTATCAGGGCCGGGATTTGTCCAATCGTGTGAGTTAATGCTGTAATGAACCACTGAATAGTGGTACTGCTGTGCAATGGTAAGAACCTTTTTATTAAATTGTCCGGTCGGCGGGCGGAGTAAATGAACATTCTTTACAGCCATTTTTTTAAATGCGTTCTGAGCCCGGAGGATATCCTTTTTAATGTCTTGGTCCTCTAGGTTGGTATAGTTCTTATACGCGTATCCCATGCTTCCGATTTGATGTCCGTCTTTAATCATTCGTTCCACTGTATCCGGGTGCCGCTCCGCCCAAGAAGCTGACAGAAAAAAAGTGGCGTTTTTTATGCCGTTTGCTTTTAGCGTGTTCAGAATCGGAACCGCTTTTTCATCGCCCCAGCTGATGTCAAATGTTAATGCGACTTCGTTTGCTTTCGTCTCCCCTTTAGAAATCGCCTTCGGACCGTTATCCGTTAAAAATACAGGAAGAGGGACGGCTCTCTGTATATAAAATAAGCTGGCTGCTGCAAATGCGGCAATGATAATAATAAGCAGCTGTTTTATCCTTTTGATGTGCCACACGTAGAAGTGGTTCACTGATGACGCCTCCTTATCTTGTCCATGCTTGATTACATCCTATGCCGCAGCGGATATGAATATAACGAATTATGTTTTTAAATAAAATGAAAAAAACACTTGCTATATTTAGCGAATGCATGGTATATTATTATTCGTCGCTGATGAACAGCAGACAACAAGAAAAAGCTTCGAAAACAACTTGAAAAAGTTGTTGACATAAAAGAAGCTGAGTGGTAAGCTAATAAAGCTGCTTCAACAAGCAGTAATGATCTTTGAAAACTAAACAAGACAAAACGTACCTGTTAATTCAAAGTTTTAAATAAATCGCACAGCGATGTGCGTAGTCAGTCAAACTACTTTATCGGAGAGTTTGATCCTGGCTCAGGACGAACGCTGGCGGCGTGCCTAATACATGCAAGTCGAGCGGACAGATGGGAGCTTGCTCCCTGATGTTAGCGGCGGACGGGTGAGTAACACGTGGGTAACCTGCCTGTAAGACTGGGATAACTCCGGGAAACCGGGGCTAATACCGGATGCTTGTTTGAACCGCATGGTTCAAACATAAAAGGTGGCTTCGGCTACCACTTACAGATGGACCCGCGGCGCATTAGCTAGTTGGTGAGGTAACGGCTCACCAAGGCGACGATGCGTAGCCGACCTGAGAGGGTGATCGGCCACACTGGGACTGAGACACGGCCCAGACTCCTACGGGAGGCAGCAGTAGGGAATCTTCCGCAATGGACGAAAGTCTGACGGAGCAACGCCGCGTGAGTGATGAAGGTTTTCGGATCGTAAAGCTCTGTTGTTAGGGAAGAACAAGTGCCGTTCAAATAGGGCGGCACCTTGACGGTACCTAACCAGAAAGCCACGGCTAACTACGTGCCAGCAGCCGCGGTAATACGTAGGTGGCAAGCGTTGTCCGGAATTATTGGGCGTAAAGGGCTCGCAGGCGGTTTCTTAAGTCTGATGTGAAAGCCCCCGGCTCAACCGGGGAGGGTCATTGGAAACTGGGGAACTTGAGTGCAGAAGAGGAGAGTGGAATTCCACGTGTAGCGGTGAAATGCGTAGAGATGTGGAGGAACACCAGTGGCGAAGGCGACTCTCTGGTCTGTAACTGACGCTGAGGAGCGAAAGCGTGGGGAGCGAACAGGATTAGATACCCTGGTAGTCCACGCCGTAAACGATGAGTGCTAAGTGTTAGGGGGTTTCCGCCCCTTAGTGCTGCAGCTAACGCATTAAGCACTCCGCCTGGGGAGTACGGTCGCAAGACTGAAACTCAAAGGAATTGACGGGGGCCCGCACAAGCGGTGGAGCATGTGGTTTAATTCGAAGCAACGCGAAGAACCTTACCAGGTCTTGACATCCTCTGACAATCCTAGAGATAGGACGTCCCCTTCGGGGGCAGAGTGACAGGTGGTGCATGGTTGTCGTCAGCTCGTGTCGTGAGATGTTGGGTTAAGTCCCGCAACGAGCGCAACCCTTGATCTTAGTTGCCAGCATTCAGTTGGGCACTCTAAGGTGACTGCCGGTGACAAACCGGAGGAAGGTGGGGATGACGTCAAATCATCATGCCCCTTATGACCTGGGCTACACACGTGCTACAATGGGCAGAACAAAGGGCAGCGAAACCGCGAGGTTAAGCCAATCCCACAAATCTGTTCTCAGTTCGGATCGCAGTCTGCAACTCGACTGCGTGAAGCTGGAATCGCTAGTAATCGCGGATCAGCATGCCGCGGTGAATACGTTCCCGGGCCTTGTACACACCGCCCGTCACACCACGAGAGTTTGTAACACCCGAAGTCGGTGAGGTAACCTTTTTGGAGCCAGCCGCCGAAGGTGGGACAGATGATTGGGGTGAAGTCGTAACAAGGTAGCCGTATCGGAAGGTGCGGCTGGATCACCTCCTTTCTAAGGATTTTAACGGAATATAAGACCTTGGGTCTTATAAACAGAACGTTCCCTGTCTTGTTTAGTTTTGAAGGATCATTCGATTCTTCGAGATGTTGTTCTTTGAAAACTAGATAACAGAAGTAATTCACATTCAATTGTAATGCAAGATATC is a window encoding:
- the pdaB gene encoding polysaccharide deacetylase family sporulation protein PdaB, with amino-acid sequence MNHFYVWHIKRIKQLLIIIIAAFAAASLFYIQRAVPLPVFLTDNGPKAISKGETKANEVALTFDISWGDEKAVPILNTLKANGIKNATFFLSASWAERHPDTVERMIKDGHQIGSMGYAYKNYTNLEDQDIKKDILRAQNAFKKMAVKNVHLLRPPTGQFNKKVLTIAQQYHYSVVHYSINSHDWTNPGPDKIIENVNSHIKGGDIVLLHASDSATQTEEALPAIIHNLKQKGLKNVTVGDLIANTDVKSSEVK
- the kbaA gene encoding KinB-signaling pathway activation protein: MKSRGLVRFFFSILAVGALITSVVGFALKWGEYKGFFLNFEAGQIFSVLIWFIGVGMIFSVISQMGFFVFLTVHRFALEILRSSSLWNLLQLFIILFVAFDLMYVRFLFFGERDDSIAGFVWLPLALLAVGLLTAYIKQKQSSRNTFISSLFLMVVITALEWVPALRVNNEDWLYLMLIPLMGCNAFQLLMLPKFAQR